One genomic segment of Acidihalobacter prosperus includes these proteins:
- the merA gene encoding mercury(II) reductase, with protein MSTTLRITGMTCEHCAVAVGRALDKLEGVRARVSYEEGVARVEGGCADDWVRLVRAAGYDAYPLDGDGQGEMPGPGLRVVVIGSGSAAFAGAIRAAEAGAQVTLIERGTLGGTCVNIGCVPSKIMIRAALMAHQAGHHPFDGLERHVPAVDRAALAAQQQGRVDALRKAKYEDILATNPSLQLLRGSGRLAGEHRVEVMHADGTSTRLLADRVLIATGASAAIPSIPGLAGTPYWTSTEALTAETIPQRLAVIGGSVVALELAQAFARLGSRVTLFARSTLLSREDAALGEGLAEILRAEGLDLRLHSVPQRVAHVGGRFRLTLADGMLESEALLVATGRRANTAELGLQTVGLETDAEGRIAVDAHLRTGIDWIHAAGDCTALPQYVYVAAAAGTRAAINMTGGDASLDLAAMPAVVFTDPQVATVGLSERQAKAHGLEAESRTLSLDNVPRALANFDTRGFVKLVAERGSGRLLGAQILAAEAGEMIQSAALALAAGMTVDDLAGRLFPYLTMVEGLKLCAQTFSRDVSQLSCCAG; from the coding sequence ATGAGCACCACATTACGCATCACCGGCATGACCTGCGAACACTGTGCCGTCGCCGTGGGGCGGGCGCTCGACAAGCTCGAAGGCGTACGCGCGCGGGTGTCCTACGAAGAGGGGGTCGCCCGCGTCGAGGGCGGGTGCGCGGACGACTGGGTCCGGCTGGTGCGGGCTGCGGGGTACGACGCCTACCCGCTGGATGGGGACGGGCAGGGCGAGATGCCCGGGCCGGGGCTGCGGGTCGTGGTGATCGGCTCGGGTTCTGCGGCCTTTGCCGGCGCCATCCGCGCCGCCGAGGCCGGTGCTCAGGTGACGCTGATCGAGCGGGGTACCCTGGGCGGTACCTGCGTCAACATCGGCTGCGTGCCGTCGAAGATCATGATCCGCGCCGCGCTGATGGCCCATCAGGCTGGACACCACCCCTTCGACGGGCTGGAGCGGCACGTCCCCGCGGTCGACCGCGCTGCGTTAGCCGCGCAGCAGCAGGGTCGCGTCGATGCGCTGCGCAAGGCCAAGTACGAAGACATCCTCGCGACCAATCCCTCGCTGCAGCTGTTGCGCGGCAGCGGTCGTCTCGCCGGCGAGCATCGCGTCGAGGTTATGCACGCGGACGGCACCTCGACGCGTCTGCTGGCCGACCGGGTGCTGATCGCCACCGGCGCCTCGGCCGCTATCCCTTCGATTCCGGGCCTCGCCGGAACGCCCTACTGGACCTCGACAGAGGCGCTGACCGCAGAGACGATCCCGCAACGTCTCGCCGTGATCGGCGGTTCCGTGGTGGCGCTTGAATTGGCGCAGGCCTTTGCGCGCCTCGGCAGTCGGGTGACGCTGTTCGCGCGCAGCACGCTGCTCTCGCGGGAGGATGCCGCGCTGGGCGAGGGGCTCGCGGAGATCCTGCGTGCGGAGGGTCTCGACCTGCGCCTGCACAGCGTGCCTCAGCGGGTAGCGCATGTCGGCGGGCGTTTCCGCCTGACGCTGGCCGACGGCATGCTCGAAAGCGAGGCCTTGCTGGTGGCGACGGGCCGACGCGCGAATACCGCCGAACTGGGACTGCAGACGGTCGGTCTCGAGACCGATGCAGAGGGACGCATCGCGGTCGATGCGCATCTGCGCACGGGGATCGACTGGATCCATGCCGCCGGCGACTGCACCGCGTTGCCGCAATACGTGTACGTCGCCGCGGCGGCCGGCACGCGCGCGGCGATCAACATGACCGGCGGCGATGCCAGCCTCGACCTCGCGGCGATGCCGGCGGTGGTGTTCACCGACCCGCAGGTCGCCACCGTCGGCCTGAGCGAGCGGCAGGCGAAGGCGCACGGGCTGGAGGCCGAGAGCCGCACGCTGAGTCTGGACAACGTGCCCCGCGCCCTGGCGAATTTCGACACCCGCGGTTTCGTCAAGCTGGTGGCCGAGCGCGGTAGCGGCCGCCTGCTCGGCGCGCAGATACTGGCTGCGGAGGCAGGCGAAATGATCCAGAG
- a CDS encoding cation transporter, protein MSKTLIVACFLAMTPAVWAATPAPAAHGDAHALRHITLSVPNMTCGLCPVTIRAALDKVPGVTQVRPDLDRKTVSVTYDPHKASVAALTAATADAGYPSRPLK, encoded by the coding sequence ATGAGCAAGACCTTGATCGTTGCCTGTTTTCTGGCGATGACGCCGGCTGTCTGGGCGGCGACGCCCGCGCCGGCGGCGCATGGGGATGCGCACGCGTTGCGTCATATCACCCTGTCGGTACCCAATATGACCTGCGGCCTGTGCCCCGTCACCATTCGCGCGGCCCTGGACAAGGTGCCGGGCGTGACCCAGGTGCGCCCCGACCTCGATCGCAAGACGGTGAGCGTCACCTACGATCCGCACAAGGCCAGCGTGGCGGCCTTGACGGCCGCGACGGCGGATGCGGGCTACCCCTCTCGGCCGCTGAAATGA
- a CDS encoding mercuric transporter MerT family protein has product MTQKDRGRWNLAGAIVAGVGASACCFGPLILLGLGISGTWIASLTALEPYRPLFIALVAMFLLLAFRRLYRNEKTCDDGQACAIPEVRRRQRFIFWSVGVILLVVLALPDIAPYLLGY; this is encoded by the coding sequence ATGACGCAAAAGGATCGCGGGCGCTGGAATCTCGCCGGCGCGATCGTGGCGGGCGTCGGCGCGTCCGCCTGCTGCTTCGGTCCGCTGATTCTGCTGGGTCTTGGCATCAGCGGCACCTGGATCGCCAGCCTGACGGCGCTGGAACCCTACCGACCGCTGTTCATTGCCCTGGTGGCGATGTTTCTGTTGCTCGCCTTCCGACGGCTATACCGAAACGAAAAAACGTGCGACGACGGGCAAGCCTGCGCGATACCCGAAGTGCGGCGCCGGCAGCGCTTCATCTTTTGGTCGGTCGGCGTCATTCTGCTGGTGGTGCTGGCGCTGCCGGATATTGCGCCCTACCTGCTGGGCTACTGA
- a CDS encoding sensor domain-containing diguanylate cyclase, with amino-acid sequence MASLDPHSQQPGRGDVGAPETDGSCDLFDLAPAGLAVIVDGRLARVNAIAQQILEADTPDQLIGRGLMDFVHPMDVVQTGNRLRRLESGGIPNPATEVRLISLRDNLRVVAASSRLCRHEGRPALLVVALDMTRRHLMEAQRQDNEQNLRRLFESMQDVYYRTDAQGIVQMVGPGVRRVLGYEPREIIGRAAEDYYPNPDDRDAFKQAIREYGEVADFPGQMVRSDGQVIDISISSHALYDEDGQFAGVEGIYRDVTERKMLERKLRLLATTDPLTGIANRRDFLERAGDRLRHHRRYGPGLTLIILDLDHFKAVNDRFGHVAGDRVLTRFVEEACAELRETDLFGRLGGEEFCLILEQANAAQALQVVERIQLRMRQTTFEDDGERYRVTVSAGATESNADDHLIERLLERADKALYQAKRDGRDRVVWYRD; translated from the coding sequence ATGGCGAGCCTGGACCCCCATTCGCAGCAGCCCGGCAGAGGCGACGTCGGCGCGCCCGAAACGGACGGCAGCTGCGATCTTTTCGACCTCGCCCCGGCCGGACTCGCCGTGATCGTCGATGGCCGACTCGCGCGCGTCAACGCGATCGCGCAGCAGATACTCGAAGCCGACACGCCCGACCAGCTGATCGGGCGTGGACTGATGGATTTCGTGCACCCGATGGATGTCGTGCAGACCGGCAATCGCCTGCGTCGCCTCGAATCCGGCGGCATCCCCAATCCCGCGACCGAGGTCCGGCTGATCAGCCTGCGCGACAATCTGCGCGTGGTGGCGGCCAGCAGCCGCCTGTGCCGCCACGAGGGGCGCCCCGCGCTGCTCGTGGTCGCGCTCGACATGACGCGGCGGCATCTGATGGAAGCGCAACGGCAGGACAACGAGCAGAACCTGCGCCGGCTGTTCGAAAGCATGCAGGACGTGTATTACCGCACCGACGCGCAGGGCATCGTACAGATGGTCGGCCCGGGCGTACGCCGCGTGCTCGGCTACGAACCGCGGGAGATCATCGGACGCGCGGCCGAGGACTACTACCCCAATCCGGACGACCGCGACGCCTTCAAGCAGGCCATCCGCGAATACGGCGAGGTCGCCGACTTCCCCGGCCAGATGGTGCGCAGCGACGGGCAGGTCATCGACATCTCGATCAGCAGCCACGCCCTCTACGACGAGGACGGACAGTTCGCCGGCGTCGAGGGCATCTACCGAGACGTGACCGAGCGCAAGATGCTCGAACGCAAACTGCGCCTGCTCGCGACCACCGACCCGCTGACCGGCATCGCCAATCGACGCGATTTCCTCGAACGCGCCGGCGACCGTCTGCGCCACCACCGTCGCTACGGGCCGGGCCTGACCCTGATCATCCTCGACCTCGACCACTTCAAGGCCGTTAACGACCGTTTCGGCCATGTCGCCGGCGACCGGGTGCTCACGCGTTTCGTCGAGGAAGCTTGCGCGGAACTGCGCGAAACCGATCTTTTCGGCCGTCTCGGCGGCGAGGAATTCTGCCTGATCCTGGAGCAAGCCAACGCCGCGCAGGCCCTGCAGGTGGTCGAACGCATCCAACTGCGCATGCGCCAGACCACTTTCGAGGACGACGGCGAACGCTACCGGGTCACGGTCAGCGCCGGCGCGACCGAAAGCAACGCCGACGACCACCTCATCGAACGGCTGCTAGAACGCGCCGACAAGGCGCTGTATCAGGCCAAACGCGACGGCCGCGACCGCGTCGTCTGGTATCGCGACTGA
- the soxA gene encoding sulfur oxidation c-type cytochrome SoxA, which yields MKLSRSFWLPLLALLAFGSASSAAQPSPARDLAAFRNYFQTRFPGVPLKAYAQGEWIPGIASADALAQYRSVMQFPPQALAVAAGKRLFDTPFPNGHRYADCFPHGGIGIRQDYPRFDAKTGQVETLALAVNRCRLENGLKPLAWERGPLAEILAYLASTSAGRAMHVATPNTPAALAAYARGKTFFYAPIGRLNLSCADCHMLHSGQRLRAQLISPALGMPAGFPVYRAKWGGLGTLDRRFIGCNKKIRARPFKPQSVRYRDLAYFLSYMSNGVPVTGPAYRN from the coding sequence ATGAAACTATCGCGCAGCTTTTGGTTGCCGCTGCTGGCGCTGCTGGCATTCGGCAGCGCCAGCAGCGCCGCCCAGCCTTCGCCGGCACGGGATCTGGCGGCGTTCCGGAATTATTTCCAGACGCGTTTCCCGGGCGTGCCGCTCAAGGCCTACGCCCAGGGGGAATGGATACCGGGAATCGCGAGTGCGGACGCGCTGGCGCAGTATCGCAGCGTGATGCAGTTCCCACCGCAGGCGCTGGCGGTGGCGGCGGGCAAGCGGCTGTTCGACACGCCGTTTCCCAACGGGCACCGCTATGCCGACTGCTTCCCGCATGGCGGCATCGGGATTCGCCAGGACTATCCGCGCTTCGACGCGAAGACCGGACAGGTGGAGACGCTGGCCTTGGCGGTCAACCGCTGCCGGCTTGAAAACGGCCTCAAGCCGCTGGCCTGGGAGCGCGGCCCGCTGGCCGAAATCCTCGCCTACCTGGCGAGCACCTCGGCGGGGCGGGCGATGCACGTCGCCACGCCGAATACGCCGGCCGCGCTGGCCGCCTATGCACGTGGCAAGACCTTCTTCTACGCGCCCATCGGGCGGCTCAATCTTTCCTGCGCGGATTGCCACATGCTGCATTCCGGGCAGCGGCTGCGGGCGCAGCTGATCAGCCCCGCGCTGGGCATGCCCGCGGGTTTCCCAGTGTACCGCGCCAAATGGGGTGGGCTTGGGACGCTCGACCGCCGCTTCATCGGCTGCAACAAGAAGATCCGCGCGCGGCCGTTCAAGCCGCAGAGCGTGCGCTACCGCGATCTGGCCTATTTCCTGAGCTACATGAGCAACGGCGTGCCGGTGACCGGGCCCGCGTATCGCAACTAG
- the soxX gene encoding sulfur oxidation c-type cytochrome SoxX, translating into MKMNPCRGFPTLCAGLSVAALLGVIALAARQPAAQPAPASAADIAAGRQLAFSRKGGNCIACHQIKGAVMAGDIAQPLQPPFPDRQRLFAQIWDARQNYGSNTIMPPYGANQLLTRRQIHQIMDFLYSLK; encoded by the coding sequence ATGAAAATGAATCCCTGTCGCGGATTTCCGACCTTGTGCGCGGGCCTGTCCGTGGCTGCGTTGCTGGGCGTGATCGCGTTGGCCGCACGGCAACCGGCGGCACAGCCCGCGCCCGCATCCGCAGCGGATATCGCCGCAGGTCGGCAACTCGCGTTCAGCCGCAAGGGCGGCAACTGCATCGCATGCCACCAGATCAAGGGCGCGGTGATGGCGGGAGACATCGCGCAGCCGCTGCAGCCGCCGTTTCCCGACCGCCAGCGACTGTTCGCGCAGATATGGGACGCGCGCCAGAACTACGGCAGCAACACGATCATGCCGCCCTACGGCGCCAATCAGCTGCTGACGCGCAGGCAGATTCACCAGATAATGGATTTTCTGTATTCGCTCAAATGA
- the ettA gene encoding energy-dependent translational throttle protein EttA produces MAQYIYTMSGVGKIVPPKKQILRDISLNFFPGAKIGVLGYNGAGKSTLLRIMAGVDTDIVGEARPQPGINIGYLPQEPALNPDKDVRGNVEEGLGEIKEAQAKLDAVYAAYAEPDADFDALAAEQARLENIIQAADAHNLDHKLEVAAEALRLPPWDADVTKLSGGERRRVALCRLLLSAPDMLILDEPTNHLDAESVAWLERFLQEFPGTVVAVTHDRYFLDNVAGWILELDRGHGIPWEGNYSSWLEQKERRLAQEEKSEGARVKAMEAELEWVRANPKGRQAKSKARLKRFEELSASDYQKRSETKEIYIPPGPRLGDKVIEVENLSKSFGDRVLYQGLSFSLPRGGIVGVIGPNGAGKTTLFRMLTGAEQPDEGTITVGETVQIAYVDQSRDALGGDKSVWEELSDGQDIITVGNYEVNSRAYASRFNFKGTDQQKRVKDLSGGERNRVHLAKLLKSGGNLLLLDEPTNDLDVETLRALEEALLDFPGSAVVISHDRWFLDRIATHILAFEDDGTVTWFEGNYTDYEADRHARLGTAADQPHRMKYRRLSA; encoded by the coding sequence ATGGCGCAATACATCTACACCATGAGCGGCGTCGGCAAGATCGTGCCGCCCAAGAAACAAATCCTCCGCGACATCTCGCTGAATTTCTTCCCCGGCGCCAAGATCGGCGTGCTCGGCTACAACGGCGCCGGCAAGTCCACGCTGCTGCGCATCATGGCCGGCGTCGACACCGACATCGTCGGCGAGGCGCGCCCGCAGCCCGGCATCAACATCGGCTACCTGCCCCAGGAGCCGGCGCTGAACCCGGACAAGGACGTGCGCGGCAACGTCGAGGAAGGCCTCGGCGAAATCAAGGAAGCGCAGGCCAAGCTCGACGCCGTCTATGCCGCCTACGCCGAACCCGACGCCGACTTCGACGCGCTGGCCGCCGAGCAGGCGCGCCTGGAGAACATCATCCAGGCCGCCGACGCGCATAATCTCGACCACAAGCTGGAGGTCGCCGCCGAGGCGCTGCGCCTGCCGCCGTGGGACGCCGACGTCACCAAGCTCTCCGGCGGCGAACGCCGCCGCGTGGCGCTGTGCCGCCTGCTGCTGTCGGCACCCGACATGCTGATCCTCGACGAGCCCACCAACCACCTCGACGCCGAGTCGGTGGCCTGGCTCGAACGCTTCCTGCAGGAATTCCCCGGCACCGTGGTCGCGGTCACCCATGACCGCTACTTCCTCGACAACGTGGCCGGCTGGATACTCGAACTCGACCGCGGCCACGGCATCCCCTGGGAGGGCAACTACTCTTCCTGGCTGGAGCAGAAGGAACGCCGCCTGGCGCAGGAAGAAAAGAGCGAGGGCGCGCGCGTCAAGGCCATGGAGGCCGAGCTGGAATGGGTGCGCGCCAATCCCAAGGGCCGCCAGGCCAAGTCCAAGGCCCGCCTCAAGCGCTTCGAGGAATTGAGCGCCAGCGACTACCAGAAACGCTCGGAGACCAAGGAAATCTACATTCCGCCCGGCCCGCGCCTGGGCGACAAGGTGATCGAGGTCGAGAACCTCAGCAAGTCCTTCGGCGACCGCGTGCTCTACCAAGGGCTGTCGTTCAGCCTGCCGCGAGGCGGCATCGTCGGCGTGATCGGCCCCAACGGCGCGGGCAAGACCACGCTGTTCCGCATGCTCACCGGCGCCGAGCAGCCCGACGAGGGCACCATCACCGTCGGCGAGACCGTGCAGATCGCCTACGTCGACCAGAGCCGCGACGCTCTCGGCGGCGACAAGTCCGTGTGGGAAGAACTCTCAGACGGCCAGGACATCATCACTGTCGGCAACTACGAGGTGAACTCGCGCGCCTATGCCAGCCGCTTCAACTTCAAGGGCACCGACCAGCAGAAGCGGGTCAAGGATCTGTCCGGCGGCGAACGCAACCGCGTGCATCTGGCCAAGCTGCTCAAGAGCGGCGGCAACCTGCTGCTGCTCGACGAACCGACCAACGACCTCGACGTGGAAACCCTGCGTGCGCTGGAAGAGGCCCTGCTCGACTTCCCCGGCAGCGCCGTGGTCATCTCGCATGACCGCTGGTTCCTCGACCGCATCGCCACCCACATCCTCGCCTTCGAGGACGACGGCACCGTGACCTGGTTCGAGGGCAACTACACGGACTACGAAGCCGACCGCCACGCGCGTCTCGGCACCGCCGCCGACCAGCCCCATCGCATGAAGTACCGACGCCTCAGCGCCTGA
- a CDS encoding GNAT family N-acetyltransferase yields the protein MHGRGRREFCAVMNGVIVGHVAFKSTNFLSLPFVRKEFQSRGIGCRLLAETLHQFHEATVTLPSDLAVKFYARMGFKLSGERFNDTGAWNTPVK from the coding sequence CTGCATGGCAGGGGAAGGCGTGAATTTTGTGCGGTGATGAATGGCGTAATCGTTGGACACGTTGCTTTTAAATCAACCAATTTCCTTTCCCTGCCTTTTGTTCGAAAGGAATTTCAGAGTCGTGGAATCGGTTGCCGACTCCTTGCTGAAACGCTTCATCAATTCCACGAAGCTACTGTAACTCTTCCTTCAGACTTGGCAGTGAAGTTTTACGCAAGGATGGGGTTCAAATTGAGTGGAGAGAGGTTTAATGATACGGGGGCATGGAATACCCCTGTGAAATGA
- a CDS encoding CPBP family intramembrane glutamic endopeptidase: MMLFLLYLGLFFALTLSPLSLAYFKRLRIDQLSLAPRISLWVVAAIELVIAATGIDTWRRLIGLVWPTWQMLGMAVIASAVLFFIFGVYQHFLDKYKFFDVSQKQLELQKTLFEMPLWRRLFVVTTAAFTEEILYRGYAIGIGQYLLGSVWLACILSIVAFMLAHLAWGLAHLIPIFLATFAITLTFVLTQNLWACIIVHGILDGVGLLIGPVVMARKNRTLVED; encoded by the coding sequence ATGATGCTTTTTCTCTTATATCTTGGCCTCTTTTTTGCGCTCACCTTGTCACCACTCTCGTTGGCCTACTTTAAGCGGCTGCGTATCGATCAATTATCACTGGCTCCACGTATATCGTTATGGGTGGTGGCTGCGATTGAGCTTGTTATCGCTGCTACAGGCATTGATACATGGCGTAGGCTTATTGGCTTGGTATGGCCTACATGGCAAATGTTGGGGATGGCTGTCATTGCTTCCGCTGTTCTGTTTTTCATTTTTGGTGTTTATCAGCACTTTTTGGATAAGTACAAATTTTTTGATGTTTCTCAGAAGCAACTGGAGCTTCAAAAAACCCTTTTTGAGATGCCGCTCTGGCGTCGGCTCTTTGTTGTGACCACGGCTGCTTTCACCGAGGAGATTTTGTATCGTGGTTACGCTATCGGTATAGGCCAGTACCTCCTTGGTAGCGTTTGGCTGGCGTGCATTCTTTCGATTGTTGCATTCATGCTAGCGCACTTGGCTTGGGGACTGGCACATCTTATCCCGATCTTCCTGGCTACATTCGCCATTACATTGACCTTCGTGCTCACCCAAAATCTCTGGGCTTGTATCATCGTGCATGGGATTCTCGACGGGGTTGGGCTGCTTATCGGTCCTGTTGTCATGGCGCGCAAGAATCGAACTCTAGTCGAAGATTAA
- a CDS encoding 2'-5' RNA ligase family protein yields the protein MGYAIEMFFDGVGESRLLSVWDDFVRFGATTMRNGNARPHISLAVADSVDLPATRQLLSDFAQSLQPFELTLATLGWFTASEHVLLLAPKVTSKLLGLHERFFERFSNVADGVWQHYVPATWMPHCTLAMGLSATQLGLALDACQSFRLPLACTVSEIGLVEFSPVNDVLTVSFGE from the coding sequence ATGGGCTACGCGATTGAGATGTTCTTCGACGGGGTCGGCGAGTCGCGGCTGCTCTCGGTATGGGATGACTTCGTTCGGTTCGGCGCAACCACGATGCGAAACGGCAATGCTCGCCCGCACATTTCCCTCGCTGTCGCCGATTCAGTTGACTTGCCGGCGACTCGGCAGCTGCTGAGCGATTTCGCCCAATCTCTCCAGCCATTCGAGCTGACACTGGCGACGTTGGGGTGGTTCACCGCCAGCGAACACGTGTTATTACTCGCTCCGAAAGTCACCTCCAAACTTCTGGGATTGCACGAACGTTTTTTCGAGCGGTTTTCTAACGTCGCCGATGGCGTTTGGCAGCACTACGTACCCGCCACTTGGATGCCGCATTGCACGTTGGCGATGGGGCTGTCTGCAACGCAACTTGGTCTGGCCTTGGATGCCTGTCAATCTTTCAGGTTGCCACTTGCTTGCACCGTATCTGAGATTGGCCTTGTCGAGTTCAGTCCGGTTAACGATGTGCTCACGGTTTCGTTTGGGGAATGA
- a CDS encoding GNAT family N-acetyltransferase: MKIELIQEYEISPAAHAKIIDLKNRCFPDHQKPWSYYKQLPHFRFLVYDDTSLIAHMGVDHRVIAVDDQPRTIFGIVDLCVDPQFRDRGIASELLDKLSELARRSRIDFLFAIVNRARLYERNGFQGLDALCLWLRINDHKNYGAAVERIANEIMVKQIGEKGWVDGPIDLLGYMF; encoded by the coding sequence ATGAAAATTGAACTGATTCAGGAATACGAGATTTCGCCGGCCGCTCACGCAAAGATCATCGATCTGAAGAACCGCTGCTTTCCCGATCATCAGAAGCCCTGGTCGTACTACAAGCAACTCCCGCACTTTCGCTTTCTGGTTTACGACGATACCTCCCTGATTGCGCATATGGGTGTGGATCACCGTGTAATCGCGGTCGACGACCAACCACGTACCATTTTCGGGATCGTGGATTTGTGTGTCGACCCGCAATTCCGCGATCGGGGGATCGCGTCCGAATTGCTTGACAAGCTGTCCGAACTGGCGAGGCGTTCGCGCATCGATTTTCTTTTCGCCATCGTAAACCGCGCTCGACTTTACGAGCGCAACGGTTTTCAGGGCTTGGACGCGCTTTGTTTATGGTTGCGTATCAACGACCACAAGAACTACGGCGCAGCGGTTGAAAGGATTGCCAACGAAATCATGGTCAAGCAGATTGGGGAAAAAGGCTGGGTGGATGGGCCGATCGATCTGCTTGGATATATGTTTTGA
- a CDS encoding class I SAM-dependent methyltransferase: MHVPYKARVAEFFDARSGYGRSELHARMAERFLDLAAPQPGERVLDIATGTGFVAIPAARLVGDGGQVVGVDISEGMLAQAAAALAESGLDNLDLRLADAEDLDFPAASFDLVTCCNALPYMADVSAALRRWHALLRPGGRLVFNCWAGNSHATGHLLRSLAGTQGIYVSPVGHDTGTPERCHALLAETGYSRSDVIVEPTSNYLSAEHLNDVLASALKSPLFGIAADDAIRIEALRNEYLEAARSTEVLESLEREVGAYFVVAYR, from the coding sequence ATGCACGTACCCTATAAGGCGCGCGTGGCCGAGTTTTTCGATGCGCGCTCCGGATACGGGCGCAGCGAACTGCATGCGCGCATGGCCGAGCGCTTTCTCGATCTCGCTGCACCGCAGCCGGGCGAGCGTGTCCTCGACATTGCTACCGGGACCGGCTTCGTAGCCATACCCGCGGCACGCCTCGTTGGCGATGGCGGGCAGGTCGTTGGCGTGGATATTTCGGAGGGCATGCTGGCTCAGGCTGCCGCTGCGCTGGCCGAGTCCGGCCTGGACAATCTGGATCTGCGTCTGGCCGATGCCGAAGACTTGGATTTTCCTGCAGCAAGTTTCGACCTCGTCACCTGCTGCAATGCGTTGCCGTACATGGCCGATGTTTCGGCGGCGCTTCGCCGCTGGCATGCGCTGCTGAGGCCAGGGGGCAGACTGGTGTTCAACTGTTGGGCGGGAAATTCCCATGCGACCGGCCATTTGTTGCGCTCCCTCGCTGGGACGCAGGGTATTTATGTATCGCCGGTCGGGCACGATACGGGTACGCCTGAGCGTTGCCACGCTTTGCTGGCGGAAACGGGTTACTCAAGATCGGACGTGATCGTTGAGCCTACCTCGAATTATCTTTCGGCGGAGCATTTGAACGACGTGCTGGCATCGGCCTTGAAGAGTCCGTTGTTTGGAATTGCTGCAGACGATGCGATCCGAATCGAAGCCCTTCGCAACGAGTACCTTGAAGCGGCGCGCTCGACGGAAGTTCTGGAAAGCCTTGAAAGGGAGGTGGGTGCGTATTTTGTCGTGGCGTACCGATAG
- a CDS encoding class I SAM-dependent methyltransferase — protein MSNPETGRPPVQNSDFWNQRYAAQAFVWTANANRFVAEEVADLPPGRALDLAAGEGRNAVWLAEQGWQAHAVDFSDVAMKKCRRLAAERQVAERVTCEVADLHDYVPTPDAYDLVLLIYLQIPQAELTPVIARAAEAVAPGGTFLLVAHDSANLKDGYGGPQNPDVLYTANEVLAALDDRLEVEKAGVVERPVETDAGTRVALDCLVRARRPC, from the coding sequence ATGTCAAACCCAGAGACAGGAAGACCACCCGTACAAAACAGCGATTTCTGGAACCAGCGCTATGCGGCCCAGGCGTTCGTCTGGACCGCCAACGCGAACCGCTTCGTGGCGGAAGAAGTCGCTGATCTGCCGCCTGGCAGGGCCCTGGATCTCGCTGCCGGCGAGGGCCGCAACGCGGTCTGGCTCGCCGAACAGGGCTGGCAGGCGCACGCGGTCGATTTTTCCGATGTCGCCATGAAAAAGTGCCGCCGTCTGGCGGCAGAGCGCCAGGTTGCCGAACGCGTGACCTGCGAGGTGGCCGATCTGCACGATTATGTGCCCACACCCGACGCCTACGACCTCGTCTTGTTGATCTACCTGCAGATTCCGCAGGCCGAGCTGACCCCGGTCATCGCAAGAGCGGCCGAGGCGGTGGCGCCGGGCGGCACCTTCCTGCTGGTCGCGCATGACTCGGCCAATCTGAAGGACGGCTACGGCGGCCCGCAGAATCCCGATGTACTCTACACCGCGAACGAGGTGCTCGCGGCGCTGGACGACCGGCTGGAAGTCGAGAAGGCCGGCGTGGTCGAGCGCCCAGTGGAAACCGATGCCGGCACCCGCGTCGCCCTCGACTGCCTCGTGCGCGCACGACGCCCCTGCTAA